In Actinomadura luteofluorescens, the sequence CGGGCTGCGCATCGCCACCCAGGCCGCCGACCTGTTCGGGACGCTCGTCGCCACCGGCGTCGTGTGCTGGCTGGGGTTCCAGACGTTCGAGAACGTCGGGATGACGATCGGGATCATGCCGATCACCGGGCTGCCGCTGCCGTTCGTGTCCTACGGCGGGTCCGCGACGTTCGCGAACATGATCGCCTTCGGCCTGCTGCAGGCCGTCCACGTGCGCCGCCGCCCGTTCGATTAGCGCCCGGCGACCGCGTAGGCTGGACGTTCATCCCACGTCCCCTGCACGGAGGGTTCCGTCATGCCGGTCGAGTCGCTCTTCCCGCGCCTGGAGCCGCTGCTCCCGAGCGTGCAGAAGCCGATTCAGTACGTTGGCGGCGAGCTGAACTCCCAGCTCAAGGACTGGGACGCGACCACCGTCCGGTGGGCGCTGATGTACCCGGACGCCTACGAGGTGGGGCTGCCGAACCAGGGCGTCCAGATCCTCTACGAGATCCTCAACGAGCGCGACGGCGTCCTGGCCGAGCGCACGTACTCGGTGTGGCCCGACATGGAGGCCGTCATGCGGGAGCACGGCATCCCGCAGTTCACCGTCGACGCGCACCGGCCGGTCGCCGCCTTCGACGTGTTCGGCGTGTCGTTCTCCACCGAACTCGGCTACACCAACCTGCTGACGGCGCTCGACCTCGCGGGCATCCCGCTGGAGTCCGCCGACCGCACCGGCGACCACCCGATCGTGATCGCGGGCGGGCACGCCGCGTTCAACCCCGAGCCGATCGCCGACTTCGTCGACGCCGCCGTCCTCGGCGACGGCGAGGAGATCGCGCTCGCCATCACCGAGGTCGTCCGCGAGTGGAAGGCCGAGGGCGAGCCCGGCGGGCGGGACGGCCTGCTCCTGCGCCTCGCGGCGTCCGGCGGCGTGTACGTCCCGCGCTTCTACGACGTGACCTACCTGCCCGACGGCCGCATCCAGCGGGTCGCGCCGAACCGTCCGGGCGTCCCGTGGCGGATCGAGAAGCACACCGTCATGGACCTCGACCAGTGGCCGTACCCGAAGAAGCCCCTGGTCCCGCTCGCCGAGACCGTGCACGAGCGGTTCAGCGTGGAGATCTTCCGCGGCTGCACCCGCGGCTGCCGGTTCTGCCAGGCCGGAATGATCACCCGCCCGGTCCGGGAGCGGTCGATCACCACGATCGGCGACATGGTGGAGCAGGGGCTCACCGAGTCCGGCTTCCAGGAGGTCGGGCTGCTCAGCCTGTCCAGCGCCGACCACAGCGAGATCGGCGAGGTCGCCAAGGGCCTCGCCGACCGCTACGAGGGCACCAACACCTCGCTGTCGCTGCCGTCCACGCGGGTGGACGCCTTCAACATCACGCTCGCCAACGAGTTCTCCCGCGGCGGCCGCCGCTCCGGCCTGACGTTCGCGCCGGAGGGCGGCTCCGAGCGGATGCGCAAGGTGATCAACAAGATGGTCACCGAGGACGACCTGATCCGCACGGTCAGCACCGCCTACGAGAACGGCTGGCGGCAGGTCAAGCTGTACTTCATGTGCGGCCTGCCCACCGAGGAGGACGAGGACGTCCTCGCCATCGCCGACATGGCCAAGCGGGTCATCAAGGCCGGGCGGGACGCCACCGGCCGCAAGGACATCCGCTGCACCGTGTCCATCGGCGGGTTCGTGCCGAAGCCGCACACCCCGTTCCAGTGGGCCGCGCAGTGCGACCACGAGACCGTCGACCGCCGCCTGCGCGCCCTCAAGGACGCCCTGCGCGGCGACAAGGAGTACGGGCGCGCCATCGGCCTGCGCTACCACGACGGCCAGCCGTCGATCGTCGAGGGCCTGCTGTCGCGCGGCGACCGGCGCGTCGGCAAGGTCATCCGCGCCGTCTGGGAGGACGGCGGCCGCTTCGACGGCTGGAGCGAGCACTTCTCCTACGAGCGGTGGACGGCCTGCGCCGAGAAGGCCCTGGCCGGAGAGCCCGTCGACCTCGCCTGGTACACCGTCCGGGAGCGCGAGGAGGTCGAGGTGCTGCCCTGGGACCACCTCGACGCGGGCCTCGACCGCGAGTGGCTCTGGCAGGACTGGCAGGACGCCGTCGACGAGACCGAGGTCGAGGACTGCCGCTGGACGCCGTGCTACGACTGCGGCGTCTGCCCCACGATGGGCACCGAGATCCAGATCGGCCCGACCGGCAGGAAGTTGCTCCCACTGAACGTGGTGTAGCCGAATTCGACCGCTTCGTCCCTTGAGCTGCAAGGGTTCCGGGCCTACGGGGGCGGTGCCTGGCCGAACCGGGTCCGGCGCCCCGTACTCTATAGGGAGACCTTTATTTCGACTCGACACGAGTAGGAAGGACCAGAACCCTGGCACCCATGCCGGAGGGTCCGGCGCCGGCCCCCGTGACCCAGCGTCTGCGCGTCCGCTACGCCAAGCGGGGCAGGCTGCGGTTCACGAGCCATCGCGACATATCCCGGGCCGTGGAACGCGCCGTACGGCGCGCCGGGATCCCCGTCGCGTTCAGCGCCGGATTCACCCCCCACCCGAAGATCTCGTATGCGGGTGCGGCGGCGACAGGGGTGGCCAGTGAGGCCGAATACCTCGAACTCGGGCTCACCGAGACCCGCGACCCTGCGCGGGTGCGAGCCGATCTCGACGCGGCCCTGCCTCCCGGACTCGACGTCCTCGACGTCGTGCCGGTACGGGCGGGACGCGGCGACGCCCCGGTGAAGCCGGGCGCGTTCACCGATCGGCTCGAGGCGTCCGAATGGCGGATCCGGCTGGACGGCGTCGCCGAAAGCGACGCCGCCGCGGCCGTGGCCGCCTTCATGGGCGCCGAGAACATCGAGGTGGAACGCCTCACGAAGAAGGGACGGCGCCGTTTCGACGTGCGCGCCGCCGTGTCCGCCTGCGAGCTGGACCGGCGTGCCGCCGAGACGGCGGATGCCCCTTGTGCGATACTTCGAATGGTTGTTCGGCATTCCACACCCGCCGTTCGACCCGACGACATCCTCACCGGACTGCGCCAGGTCGCCGACCTCGCGCCGCCGTCACCGCCGCTGGTGACCAGGCTGGCGCAGGGGCCCCTCGACGCGGACACCGGTGGCCTCGCGGATCCCCTGGATCCCGACCGGGAGACCGGCCTGCCGTCCGGCGACGACGCCGATACGGCCCACGGCCGTGAGCGGCCGCGGTCCGGGGACACCGCGAGCGCGGATGCCGTCAGCGCCTGACCGTGGAACCGAAGCCGTGGAAGCACGGAACCGGTCCCGCAGGGTACGGAAGGCGCACCCCCGACGACTTCGTCGTCATGACCGGGCACCGTCCGGTCACGACGACACCGACTGACGAGGTGCTCTCGTGCGGCGCACCGCATCGTCCCGCTTCCGGCGGGGCGGGCGGACGCGCCCGGGAGCCTGACGGGAGATTGCCCGGATGCTTGAGAACGAAGCCGATGCGGCCGCAGCCGATGGCGCCGACGACGGGACCGTTGACAACGAGACCACGGGGAGCACGGAGACCGCGGGCGCGCAGAGCGGGAACGCCCAGAGCAAGGGCACGGGCGTGACGTCGCGTCCGCGCCGCGCGAGCCGGCCCGCGGGCCCGCCGCCCGACGTGGACGACACCTCCGCCGGGGCCCCCGCCGCGCAGCCGGAGCCCGCGCCCGCCGAGAAGCCCGCGCCCGCCGAGAAGCCCGCGCCCGCCGAGGAGGCCGCCGAGACGGCCGAGCCGCCGAAGCGGACCCGGACCCGCGCGCGCAAGACCACGAAGGCCGCCGCCGAGACGGCGGAGCCCGTCCCGATGACCGGTGCCGAGACCTCGCCCGAGGCCCCCGCCGAGCAGGCCGCCGCCCCCGCCGAGCAGGCCGCCGAGCCGCCCGCCGAAGAGGCGCCGGCGCCCCGCACGAGGACCCGCCGCCGCCCCGCCAAGGCCGCCGCCGAGGTCCCGTCCGTGCCGCAGGTCCCGGCCGTCCCGGTCGCCGGCGAGGTGCCGACCCCCGAGCAGGTGTCGGAGACCGAGCCCGCGAGCGGCGTCGGCGTCCCCGGCGTGACGTTCCAGCCGCCGATGGTCGTCTTCCAGCCGCCGCAGCCCAAGGCCGAGCAGCCCGCCCGCGCGAAGGCCGCCGAGCCCGAGCCCGAGGCGCAGGACGCAGGCGAGGAGGACCAGGACCACGGGCCCTCCGACGAGGACGACTCCGAGGACCGCCCGTCCCGCCGCCGTCGCCGCCGCGGCGGCCGCGGCCGGGGCCGGGGCGGCAAGGAGGGCGCCGAGGACGAGGGCGAGGACACCGAGGCCGAGGCCGAGGAGCCCAAGGAGGAGCCGCCCGCCAAGCCCGCCAGGGCCGCCAAGGGCAAGGTGGCGAAGGGCGGCAAGGCGTCCAAGGCCAAGGAGCAGGACAAGGAGCCCAAGGCCGAGGAGCCCGAGCAGGGCGCCGCCGACGGCGAGGAGGACGAGGACGGCGGCACGAGCCGCCGCCGTCGCCGCCGCAGGCGCCGGTCCGGGGCCGACGGCGAGTCCGGCGGCTCCGACGACCCGCCGAACACCGTCGTCCACGTCCGCACGGCCCGCGAGGAGCGCGCCGCCGCCGAGGACGAGGTCCAGTCGGTGCGGGGCTCGACCCGCCTGGAGGCCAAGAAGCAGCGCCGCCGCGAGGGCCGCGAGCAGGGCCGCCGCCGCCCGCCGGTGATCACCGAGGCGGAGTTCCTGGCCCGCCGCGAGGCCGTCGAGCGGGTCATGGTGGTCCGGCAGGAGGGCGAGCGCACCCAGATCGCCGTCCTGGAGGACGACGTGCTCGTCGAGCACTACGTCAACCGCGCGACGCACCAGTCCTACGTCGGCAACGTCTACCTCGGCAAGGTCCAGAACGTCCTGCCGTCGATGGAGGCGGCGTTCGTCGACATCGGCAAGGGCCGCAACGCCGTGCTCTACGCAGGCGAGGTCAACTGGGACGCCTCCGGCCTGGAGGGCCAGCCCCGCCGCATCGAGTCGGCGCTGAAGTCGGGCCAGTCGGTGCTCGTCCAGGTCACCAAGGACCCCCTCGGCCACAAGGGCGCCCGGCTGACCAGCCAGGTCTCCCTGCCCGGCCGTTACCTGGTGTACGTGCCGGACGGCTCGATGACCGGCATCAGCCGCAAGCTGCCCGACAAGGAGCGCAGCCGCCTCAAGTCGATCCTGAAGAAGGTCATGCCGGAGAACGCCGGCGTGATCGTGCGGACCGCGGCCGAGGGGGCGACCGAGGAGGAGCTCGCCCGCGACGTCTCGCGCCTGGCCGCCCAGTGGGACAGCATCCAGAAGAAGGTCAAGACGGCCTCGGCGCCGTCCCTGCTCTACGGCGAGCCCGACCTGACGATCCGGGTCGTCCGCGACATCTTCAACGAGGACTTCTCCAAGCTCGTGGTGTCCGGCGACGAGGCCTGGGACACCGTCTCCGACTACGTCCAGTACGTCGCCCCGCATCTGGCCGACCGCGTCGAGCGCTGGAACGGCGACCAGGACGCCCTGTCGGCGTACCGCATCGACGAGCAGATCGCCAAGGCGATGGACCGCAAGGTCTGGCTGCCGTCCGGCGGCTCCCTGGTGATCGACCGCACCGAGGCGATGACGGTCATCGACGTCAACACCGGCAAGTTCACCGGGCAGGGCGGCAACCTGGAGGAGACCGTCACCCGCAACAACCTGGAGGCGGCCGAGGAGATCGTCCGCCAGCTCCGGCTCCGCGACATCGGCGGCATCGTCGTGATCGACTTCATCGACATGGTGCTGGAGAGCAACCGGGACCTGGTGCTGCGCCGCCTCGTGGAGTGCCTGTCGCGGGACCGTACCAAGCACCAGGTCGCCGAGGTCACCTCGCTCGGACTGGTGCAGATGACCCGCAAGCGGGTCGGCCAGGGGCTGCTGGAGGCGTTCTCGGAGACCTGCGAGTCCTGCAACGGCCGCGGCATCCACGTCCACCTGACGCCGGTCGAGCCGAAGGCGGAGAAGGCGGCCGGCAAGGAGTCCGGACGCCGCCGCAAGCGCAAGGGCGAGGTCGAGAAGGCCGTCGAGGAGAAGCTGACCCGGCACGAGGCCAAGGCCAAGGAGCCCGCGGAGGAGCCCGCGAGGGAGCCGGTGAAGGAGCAGGCCGCCGAGACGGCGCCGGTCGTGGAGGCCGCGCCCGAGCCGGTCGTCCGCGCGCGGCCGAAGAAGTCCCGGCCCGCCAAGCGCCCGGCCGGTCCGCCGCCCGAGATCGACGAGGCTCCGGCGCAGGCCGCCGTGGAGGCCGCCGACGCCGCCGAGGAGGCATCCGGCACCGCGCCGGGCGCGCTGGACTCCGCCGAGCCGGTGCAGGTCGGCCCGAACGGCGCCGAACCGGCCGACGGTGAGAGCGCCGACGAGCTGAACGGCGCCGAGCTGCACGGCGCCGCCAACGGGGCCGAGCCCGCCCGCCGGCGCCGTACCCGGCGTCCCCGGGCGACGGCGGCGCAGACCGCCGACGGCGCCGAGTCCTCGGACTGACAGGGGCCGGGGCCCTGGCCGGACGCGTTCGCGTTCCGGCCAGGGCATCCGGTACCCTTGACCTTCGGCGCGTCTTCGACGCGTCGCCCGAATCCGCACCGCGAGCCCCGTCCGGGGAACGTTCGGTGTTCGCCTCACCGATCCGGTGGGGGCACAGCAGAGAGCGCCAGGGTCCTCCTGGTGTGCCGCCCTCGGCCCGGTGCCGGGGGTAGGCCCCCGTCCGGGGGCTGGTAAGCCACGCGCGGGACCGGTTCACTCCGGAAGCGCGCGCAGACGAAGGGTTTCCGCGGTGTACGCGATTGTCCGCGCAGGCGGCAGGCAGGAAAAGGTCGCCGTCGACGACGTGCTGACCGTCGACAAGCTGGCCGGTGACGTCGGGTCGACCATCACGCTCCAGCCCCTGCTGGTCGTGGACGGCGACGACGTCGTGAGCCGCACGGCCGACCTCGCCGGCTACGAGGTGACCGCCGAGATCCTCGGCGCGGTCAAGGGCCCCAAGATCAACATCATGCACTACCGGAACAAGACCGGGTACAAGCGGCGGATGGGTCACCGTCAGCCGTACACCGAGGTCAAGATCACCGGTATCAAGGCCGGCAAGAAGTAAAGGGAGAGCGGTCTCATGGCACACAAGAAGGGCGCATCGTCCAGCCGCAACGGTCGCGACTCCAACGCCCAGCGCCTCGGTGTGAAGCGCTTCGGCGGCCAGGTCGTCAACGCCGGCGAGATCATCGTCCGCCAGCGCGGCACCCACTTCCACCCCGGCCCGGGCGTCGGCCGCGGCGGCGATGACACGCTGTTCGCGCTGGTCGCGGGCGCGGTGAAGTTCCGCCGCTACCGCGGTCGCAACGCGGTGAGCGTCGTCCCGCCGGCGGAATAGTCCGCCGGGGGCAGCGACTTTTGTTCGAAGGGGCGGACCGTTTCCGGTCCGCCCCTTCGCCGTTCTTACCAAGGTTCACCGAGGAGAGTCACCGTGGCCGCTGGAGCGGGATCGGGCGCGCAGTTCGTCGACCGGGTGGTGCTGCACGTCGCGGCGGGCAACGGCGGCAACGGGTGCGCCTCGATCCACCGGGAGAAGTTCAAGCCGCTCGGCGGCCCTGACGGCGCCAACGGCGGCCGCGGCGGCGACGTCGTCCTCGTCGTCGACTCCAACGCGGCGAGCCTCCTCGAATACCACCGGCGCCCGCACCGCAAGGCGAGCAACGGCAGGCCGGGCCAGGGCAGCCTCCGGACGGGCGCGGACGGCGACGACGTGATCCTCTCCGTCCCCGACGGCACCGTCGTGAAGTCGGGCGACACCGTCCTCGCGGACCTGGTCGGAGAGGGCACCCGGTTCGTGATCGCCAAGGGCGGCAGCGGCGGCCTCGGGAACGCGGCGCTCGCGACGGCCAAGCGCAAGGCGCCCGGGTTCGCGCTGCTCGGCGAGCCGGGGGAGGAGCGCGACGTCGTCCTGGAGCTGAAGAGCGTCGCCGACGTCGCGCTCGTCGGATTCCCCAGCGCGGGCAAGTCGTCGCTGATCGCCGCGCTGTCGGCCGCCAAGCCGAAGATCGCCGACTACCCGTTCACGACGCTGATCCCGAACCTCGGCGTGGTCAGCGCGGGCGACTCGACGTTCACGGTCGCGGACGTGCCGGGCCTGATCGAGGGCGCCAGCGAGGGCCGCGGCCTCGGCCTGGACTTCCTGCGCCACATCGAGCGGTCCTCCACCCTCGCGCACGTCCTCGACTGCGCGACGATGGAGCCGGGCCGCGACCCGGTCAGCGACTTCGAGGTCATCGAGCGCGAACTCCAGGCCTACGACCGAGTCCTGGGCGACCGCCCGCTGTCGGACCGCCCCCGCGTCGTCGTCCTGAACAAGATCGACGTGCCGGACGGCCGCGACCTCGCCGAGATGGTGCGGCCGGAGTTCGAGGCCCGGGGCCTGCGGGTGTTCGAGGTGTCGGCGGCGACGCACGAGGGGCTGCGGGAGCTGTCGTTCGCGATGGCGGCGATGGTCACCGAGTACCGCGCCTCTCTGCCGCCGGCGGAGCCCACCCGCGTCGTCATCCGGCCCGAGCCGGTCGGCGGGGACACCGACTTCGAGGTCAGGACCCTCGGCGACAACACCTACCTGATCACCGGCGCGAAGCCGGTCCGGTGGCTGCGCCAGACCGACTTCGCCAACGAGGAGGCCGTGGGCTACCTCGCCGACCGCCTCGCCCGGCTCGGCGTCGAGGACGCGCTCGGCCAGGCGGGCGCCAGCGCGGGCGCCACCGTCCTGATCGGCACCATGGACGACTCGATCGTCTTCGACTGGGAGCCGGAGGTCGCGGCGGGCGACGGCACGAGGGGCCCGCGCGGCACCGACCGCCGCCTGGACGGCTGGTCCTAGGCTGTGTTTCACAGTCCCGGCCCACTCCGCTCGCCTGGCGGCTCGCTACGTGACCGGCACTGGGCGAACGCGGCATCGCTTCGCGATCTGCCCGGTTCCGCTCGCCTCCGGCCTCGCTGCACCGGGCAGGTCACGCGTTCGCGAGCGTGGCCGAGACCACTTCGAGGCAGGCCCTGGGAACGGAGCGATCCGGGGGTGCGGGAGTCGTTTCCCGCAGGGACAGAATTGAACAAGGAGAACCGGGTGCGGGGGCGTCTCCCCTCACCGAGCAGGGCATGAGCGGAGCTGGGCATGAGTGGGCGTGAGGCGGTCGCGAAGGCGCGGCGGATCGTGGTGAAGGCGGGCTCGTCCTCGCTGACCACGCCGCAGGGCACGATCGACGTGAACCGCATCGACGCGCTGGTGGGCGTTCTCGCCGCGCGCCGCGGCGAGGGCACCGAGATCGTGTTCGTGTCGTCCGGCGCGATCGCGGCGGGGCTCGGGCCGCTCGGGCTGACCCGCCGCCCGCCCGACCTCGCGACCCAGCAGGCGGCGGCGAGCGTCGGGCAGGGCCTGCTGTTCGCCCGCTACACCTCGTCCTTCTCCCGTTATGCCCTGACGGTGGGGCAGGTGCTGCTCACCGCCGACGACATGATGCGCCGCTCCCACCACCGCAACGCGCAGCGCACCCTCGCGCAGCTGCTCGCCATGGGCGTCCTGCCGATCGTGAACGAGAACGACACCGTCGCCACCGACGAGATCCGGTTCGGCGACAACGACCGGTTGGCCGCGCTCGTCGCGCATCTGATCCGCGCGGACGCGCTGGTCCTGCTCTCGGACGTCGACGCCCTCTACACCGGGGACCCGCGCCGTCCCGGGACCCGCCGCATCGACGACGTGCGCGGCCCGGACGACCTCCGGGACGTGGAGCTCGGCGGCTCCGGGCGGGTCGGCACCGGCGGCATGGTCACCAAGGTCGAGGCGGCGAGGATCGCGGGCATCCCCGTCGTGCTGACCAACGCCGCGTCCGCGGCGCGGGCGCTTTCCGGCGACCAGGTCGGGACGCTGTTCCATCCGGCGGAGGGCCGCCGCATGTCGACCCGCAACCTGTGGCTGGCGCACGCGACGACGGGCCAGGGCCGCGTCATGCTCGACGCGGGCGCGATCGAGGCGGTCGTGCGGCGCCGCAAGTCCCTGCTCCCGGCCGGGGTGACGGGCGTGGACGGCGACTTCGCCGCGGGCGACCCGGTCGACCTGTGCGACGCCGGCGGCGCGGTCGTCGCGCGCGGCCTGGTGAACTACGACGCGTCCGAGATCCCCGAGCTGATGGGGCGCTCGACGCGCTGGCTGGCGCGTGAGCTGGGCGCCGAGTACGAACGCGAGATAATCCACCGCGACCATCTGGTGATACTGCAATGACGGGAGCCTGCTGATGAGCGACGAGCGCGAGGAGTTCCTGCGGGTGGCGCGGCGCGCCAGGGAGGCCGCCGCGGGGCTGGCTCCGCTGCCGCGGTCGGCGAAGGACGCGGCGCTGCACCGCATCGCGGACGCCCTGGTCACCGCCGCACCGGAGATCGTCAAGGCGAACGAGGCCGATGTCGCGCGGGCCCGCGGGAACGGCACCTCCGAGTACATGATCGACCGGCTGAGCCTGTCGGAGGAGCGGATCGCCGCTATCGCCGACGCGGTCCGGAAGGTCGCGGCGCTGCCGGACCCGGTGGGGGAGGCGGTCCGCGGTAACGTGCTGCCGAACGGGCTGGAGCTGCGCCAGGTGCGGGTGCCGCTCGGCGTCGTCGGGATCATCTACGAGGGCCGCCCGAACGTGACCGTGGACGCCGCCGCGCTGTGCCTGAAGAGCGGGAACGTGGCGATGCTGCGCGGCTCGTCGTCGGCGTACGACTCCAACACGGTGCTGGTCGAGGTGATGCAGGGCGCGCTCACCGGCACCGAGGTCCCGCCGGACGCGGTGCAGCTCGTCCCGGGCACGTCCCGGGAGTCGGTGAAGCACCTGATGCGGGCGCGCGGCCTCGTGGACGTGCTGATCCCGCGCGGCGGCGCCTCGCTGATCAACTCGGTGGTGGAGGAGTCGACCGTCCCGGTGATCGAGACGGGCGTCGGGAACTGCGCGGTGTACGTGGACGCCGCCGCCGACGTCGACATGGCCGTGGACATCCTCCTGAACGCCAAGACGCAGCGTCCTTCGGTGTGCAACGCCGCTGAGACGGTCCTGGTGCACGCCGACATCGCCGACGTGTTCGTCCCGCGCGCGCTTGAGGCGCTGCGGAGCGCCGGTGTCACGGTGCACGGCGACGACCGGATCCGTTCCTTCGGCGGCGACGTCGTGGAGGCGACCGAGGACGACTGGTACGCCGAGTACCTCTCGCTCGACATCGCCGCCCGCGTGGTGGACTCCCTGGACGACGCCGTCGCGCACATCCGCCGGTACGGCTCGGGGCACACCGAGGCGATCGTCACGACGTCCCAGCCGGCCGCGAAGCGGTTCGTCGCGCTGGTCGACTCGGCGGCCGTGATGGTGAACGCGTCGACGCGCTTCACCGACGGCGAGGAGTTCGGGTTCGGCGCGGAGATCGGCATCTCGACGCAGAAGCTGCACGCCCGGGGCCCGATGGGGCTGCCGGAGCTGACGTCCACCAAGTACGTGGTGACCGGGGAAGGACACGTGCGCGGCTGAGCTCCGGATTTGTGACATCTTTGCCATTGATGTCACGTGTGCGGGTGTGGTCTGATTCACGATTGTGACTCGTCAGTACAGCCGCCGCCGCGTCCTGAAGGGCGCCGCCCTGGGCGCGGGGATCGCCACCACCGGACTGGCCGCCTTCCCCGCGCGTCCCGCCGCGGCGGCGGCGCCCGCGCTGCGCGGTCCCACCGCCGGCACCACCCTCGACCGGACCTACCTGCTCGGCGCCGCGGGCGCCGGCGGGTACCGCAAGGTGACCACCGGTCCGGGCGAGCCGCACCTGCTGCGCCGCGACCTCGGCGGCGCCGCCTCCGCCCGCCGGGCCGCCACCCGGCGCGGCATCC encodes:
- a CDS encoding TIGR03960 family B12-binding radical SAM protein; this translates as MPVESLFPRLEPLLPSVQKPIQYVGGELNSQLKDWDATTVRWALMYPDAYEVGLPNQGVQILYEILNERDGVLAERTYSVWPDMEAVMREHGIPQFTVDAHRPVAAFDVFGVSFSTELGYTNLLTALDLAGIPLESADRTGDHPIVIAGGHAAFNPEPIADFVDAAVLGDGEEIALAITEVVREWKAEGEPGGRDGLLLRLAASGGVYVPRFYDVTYLPDGRIQRVAPNRPGVPWRIEKHTVMDLDQWPYPKKPLVPLAETVHERFSVEIFRGCTRGCRFCQAGMITRPVRERSITTIGDMVEQGLTESGFQEVGLLSLSSADHSEIGEVAKGLADRYEGTNTSLSLPSTRVDAFNITLANEFSRGGRRSGLTFAPEGGSERMRKVINKMVTEDDLIRTVSTAYENGWRQVKLYFMCGLPTEEDEDVLAIADMAKRVIKAGRDATGRKDIRCTVSIGGFVPKPHTPFQWAAQCDHETVDRRLRALKDALRGDKEYGRAIGLRYHDGQPSIVEGLLSRGDRRVGKVIRAVWEDGGRFDGWSEHFSYERWTACAEKALAGEPVDLAWYTVREREEVEVLPWDHLDAGLDREWLWQDWQDAVDETEVEDCRWTPCYDCGVCPTMGTEIQIGPTGRKLLPLNVV
- a CDS encoding TIGR03936 family radical SAM-associated protein, with amino-acid sequence MPEGPAPAPVTQRLRVRYAKRGRLRFTSHRDISRAVERAVRRAGIPVAFSAGFTPHPKISYAGAAATGVASEAEYLELGLTETRDPARVRADLDAALPPGLDVLDVVPVRAGRGDAPVKPGAFTDRLEASEWRIRLDGVAESDAAAAVAAFMGAENIEVERLTKKGRRRFDVRAAVSACELDRRAAETADAPCAILRMVVRHSTPAVRPDDILTGLRQVADLAPPSPPLVTRLAQGPLDADTGGLADPLDPDRETGLPSGDDADTAHGRERPRSGDTASADAVSA
- a CDS encoding Rne/Rng family ribonuclease codes for the protein MLENEADAAAADGADDGTVDNETTGSTETAGAQSGNAQSKGTGVTSRPRRASRPAGPPPDVDDTSAGAPAAQPEPAPAEKPAPAEKPAPAEEAAETAEPPKRTRTRARKTTKAAAETAEPVPMTGAETSPEAPAEQAAAPAEQAAEPPAEEAPAPRTRTRRRPAKAAAEVPSVPQVPAVPVAGEVPTPEQVSETEPASGVGVPGVTFQPPMVVFQPPQPKAEQPARAKAAEPEPEAQDAGEEDQDHGPSDEDDSEDRPSRRRRRRGGRGRGRGGKEGAEDEGEDTEAEAEEPKEEPPAKPARAAKGKVAKGGKASKAKEQDKEPKAEEPEQGAADGEEDEDGGTSRRRRRRRRRSGADGESGGSDDPPNTVVHVRTAREERAAAEDEVQSVRGSTRLEAKKQRRREGREQGRRRPPVITEAEFLARREAVERVMVVRQEGERTQIAVLEDDVLVEHYVNRATHQSYVGNVYLGKVQNVLPSMEAAFVDIGKGRNAVLYAGEVNWDASGLEGQPRRIESALKSGQSVLVQVTKDPLGHKGARLTSQVSLPGRYLVYVPDGSMTGISRKLPDKERSRLKSILKKVMPENAGVIVRTAAEGATEEELARDVSRLAAQWDSIQKKVKTASAPSLLYGEPDLTIRVVRDIFNEDFSKLVVSGDEAWDTVSDYVQYVAPHLADRVERWNGDQDALSAYRIDEQIAKAMDRKVWLPSGGSLVIDRTEAMTVIDVNTGKFTGQGGNLEETVTRNNLEAAEEIVRQLRLRDIGGIVVIDFIDMVLESNRDLVLRRLVECLSRDRTKHQVAEVTSLGLVQMTRKRVGQGLLEAFSETCESCNGRGIHVHLTPVEPKAEKAAGKESGRRRKRKGEVEKAVEEKLTRHEAKAKEPAEEPAREPVKEQAAETAPVVEAAPEPVVRARPKKSRPAKRPAGPPPEIDEAPAQAAVEAADAAEEASGTAPGALDSAEPVQVGPNGAEPADGESADELNGAELHGAANGAEPARRRRTRRPRATAAQTADGAESSD
- the rplU gene encoding 50S ribosomal protein L21, whose product is MYAIVRAGGRQEKVAVDDVLTVDKLAGDVGSTITLQPLLVVDGDDVVSRTADLAGYEVTAEILGAVKGPKINIMHYRNKTGYKRRMGHRQPYTEVKITGIKAGKK
- the rpmA gene encoding 50S ribosomal protein L27, giving the protein MAHKKGASSSRNGRDSNAQRLGVKRFGGQVVNAGEIIVRQRGTHFHPGPGVGRGGDDTLFALVAGAVKFRRYRGRNAVSVVPPAE
- the obgE gene encoding GTPase ObgE, with amino-acid sequence MAAGAGSGAQFVDRVVLHVAAGNGGNGCASIHREKFKPLGGPDGANGGRGGDVVLVVDSNAASLLEYHRRPHRKASNGRPGQGSLRTGADGDDVILSVPDGTVVKSGDTVLADLVGEGTRFVIAKGGSGGLGNAALATAKRKAPGFALLGEPGEERDVVLELKSVADVALVGFPSAGKSSLIAALSAAKPKIADYPFTTLIPNLGVVSAGDSTFTVADVPGLIEGASEGRGLGLDFLRHIERSSTLAHVLDCATMEPGRDPVSDFEVIERELQAYDRVLGDRPLSDRPRVVVLNKIDVPDGRDLAEMVRPEFEARGLRVFEVSAATHEGLRELSFAMAAMVTEYRASLPPAEPTRVVIRPEPVGGDTDFEVRTLGDNTYLITGAKPVRWLRQTDFANEEAVGYLADRLARLGVEDALGQAGASAGATVLIGTMDDSIVFDWEPEVAAGDGTRGPRGTDRRLDGWS
- the proB gene encoding glutamate 5-kinase; its protein translation is MSGREAVAKARRIVVKAGSSSLTTPQGTIDVNRIDALVGVLAARRGEGTEIVFVSSGAIAAGLGPLGLTRRPPDLATQQAAASVGQGLLFARYTSSFSRYALTVGQVLLTADDMMRRSHHRNAQRTLAQLLAMGVLPIVNENDTVATDEIRFGDNDRLAALVAHLIRADALVLLSDVDALYTGDPRRPGTRRIDDVRGPDDLRDVELGGSGRVGTGGMVTKVEAARIAGIPVVLTNAASAARALSGDQVGTLFHPAEGRRMSTRNLWLAHATTGQGRVMLDAGAIEAVVRRRKSLLPAGVTGVDGDFAAGDPVDLCDAGGAVVARGLVNYDASEIPELMGRSTRWLARELGAEYEREIIHRDHLVILQ
- a CDS encoding glutamate-5-semialdehyde dehydrogenase; translation: MSDEREEFLRVARRAREAAAGLAPLPRSAKDAALHRIADALVTAAPEIVKANEADVARARGNGTSEYMIDRLSLSEERIAAIADAVRKVAALPDPVGEAVRGNVLPNGLELRQVRVPLGVVGIIYEGRPNVTVDAAALCLKSGNVAMLRGSSSAYDSNTVLVEVMQGALTGTEVPPDAVQLVPGTSRESVKHLMRARGLVDVLIPRGGASLINSVVEESTVPVIETGVGNCAVYVDAAADVDMAVDILLNAKTQRPSVCNAAETVLVHADIADVFVPRALEALRSAGVTVHGDDRIRSFGGDVVEATEDDWYAEYLSLDIAARVVDSLDDAVAHIRRYGSGHTEAIVTTSQPAAKRFVALVDSAAVMVNASTRFTDGEEFGFGAEIGISTQKLHARGPMGLPELTSTKYVVTGEGHVRG